A section of the Cottoperca gobio chromosome 17, fCotGob3.1, whole genome shotgun sequence genome encodes:
- the sdr39u1 gene encoding epimerase family protein SDR39U1, protein MRVLIGGGSGFVGRELTRLLRDKGHEVTVISRQPGPGKITWGELESHGLPPCEGAVNLAGENLMNPLRWWNESYKKDLFSSRIDTTKSLAQAIAASPSPPHSWVLVSAVACYKPSMTAEYTEDSEWTQFDILSKLLKEWEASAALPENATKTTKQVVIRAGVVLGRDGGAMKQMLLPFWLGLGGTLGSGRQPFPWIHVSDMAGIIVHALESPSDTPSPSQQVFNGVAPALNTNLEFTKELGRALRRPTIFPVPGFVMNALMGAERAVVLMQGQKVIPKRTQEAGFEYKYPDLTSALKEIVGS, encoded by the exons ATGAGAGTTTTAATAG GAGGGGGATCTGGCTTTGTTGGCCGTGAGCTTACCCGCCTGCTCAGAGACAAAGGTCATGAGGTCACAGTGATATCTCGCCAGCCTGGTCCAGGGAAGATAACATGG GGTGAGTTGGAGTCTCATGGCCTCCCACCATGTGAGGGCGCCGTCAATTTAGCTGGAGAGAATCTCATGAACCCGCTACGATG GTGGAATGAAAGCTATAAAAAGGATTTATTCTCCAGTCGTATTGACACTACGAAATCTCTGGCTCAAGCTATAGCTGCTTCCCCCAGTCCTCCTCACTCCTGGGTCCTGGTGTCAGCCGTAG CTTGTTACAAGCCCAGTATGACGGCCGAGTATACGGAAGACAGTGAATGGACACAATTTGACATCCTGTCCAAACTTCTGAAGGAGTGGGAGGCCTCAGCTGCTCTTCCTGAGAACGCAACAAAAACCACCAAACAAGTCGTCATCAGGGCCG GGGTAGTATTGGGCCGCGATGGTGGTGCCATGAAGCAAATGCTGCTCCCCTTCTGGCTCGGCCTCGGGGGCACTCTGGGGTCAGGGAGACAGCCGTTTCCCTGGATCCACGTCTCGGACATGGCAGGAATCATCGTCCACGCCCTGGAGTCCCCTTCTGACACTCCCTCGCCGTCACAACAAGTGTTCAACGGGGTTGCGCCTGCACTGAACACCAACCTCGAGTTCACTAAAGAACTGGGCCGAGCCCTGAGGAGGCCCACCATTTTTCCTGTGCCTGGCTTCGTCATGAACGCCCTAATGGGCGCCGAGAGGGCCGTGGTCCTCATGCAGGGCCAGAAAGTCATACCAAAGAGGACGCAAGAGGCCGGATTTGAGTACAAGTACCCGGACTTGACCTCAGCTCTGAAAGAGATCGTTGGGAGTTAA
- the mettl17 gene encoding LOW QUALITY PROTEIN: methyltransferase-like protein 17, mitochondrial (The sequence of the model RefSeq protein was modified relative to this genomic sequence to represent the inferred CDS: deleted 1 base in 1 codon): MASMSYGACVLYQRAAVVKMMCRGMSASANQQSQVDFLKGEPHKKHPGLTNLKTLCLPEELQTAARSIIQGARVTKLTDRALSLTNFLWSRKSAVDDSTLRKKAVTLEKELRKTAMETRGDVDEQLLEDHIRKKVFLELKRTTYHWTNMKYDEELAVVYMAARMAGGYAAVRRAINEIKKKDPSFAPQSLLDFGSGLGTVVWASHSCWGDTLKEMVCVDSSGPMNILAERLLKGDDEEAEAHIKQVYFRQFLPVSPKVQFDLVVAAFTLSELRNVKEREDVVLTLWRKTSSYLVLVENGTKEGHQMLMEARDTLLKNQDKSFHDPEPAAVFAPCPHELKCPKLASKITTPCNFQQMYQPLPLPRHKNQQTEKFSYLILTRAEQTAEAESVSVDWARLIAPVQCRTRHVHCRMCCPDGQLQHLVVTTRKHSRDVYRCARNSDWGDQLPIIQEVVDDVASDSEL, translated from the exons ATGGCTTCAATGAGCTATGGCGCGTGTGTCCTCTATCAGAGGGCGGCTGTTGTGAAGATGATGTGCAGG GGAATGAGTGCATCTGCTAACCAGCAGTCACAGGTAGATTTCCTAAAAGGAGAACCACACAAGAAGCACCCGGGTTTGACCAACCTGAAAACTCTGTGCCTACCGGAAGAACTTCAGACGGCTGCACGGTCCATTATTCAAG GAGCTCGGGTGACGAAGCTGACCGACCGCGCTCTTAGCCTCACAAACTTCCTGTGGAGCAGAAAAAGTGCCGTCGACGATTCGACTCTGAGGAAAAAAGCCGTGACCCTGGAGAAAGAATTACGGAAGACGGCGATGGAGACGAGAGGGG ATGTAGATGAACAATTACTGGAAGACCACATCCGGAAGAAAGTGTTTTTAGAGCTCAAAAGAACGACATACCACTGGACTAACATGAA GTATGATGAAGAGTTAGCTGTGGTGTACATGGCGGCTCGGATGGCTGGGGGCTATGCAGCAGTGAGGAGAGCTATAAATGAG ATAAAGAAGAAGGATCCGTCTTTTGctcctcagtctctcctggATTTTGGTTCAGGGCTGGGAACAGTTGTGTG GGCGTCACACTCGTGCTGGGGCGACACGTTGAaggagatggtgtgtgtggacAGCTCTGGGCCCATGAACATTTTGGCAGAACGACTTCTCAAAG GAGATGACGAAGAAGCTGAAGCTCACATCAAACAAGTGTATTTCAGACAGTTCCTCCCGGTCTCTCCCAAG GTGCAGTTCGACTTGGTGGTCGCAGCCTTCACCCTGTCGGAGCTTAGAAATGTGAAGGAGCGAGAAGACGTGGTGTTAACTCTGTGGAGAAAGACGAGCTCGTACCTG GTGCTGGTGGAAAATGGGACTAAAGAGGGCCATCAGATGCTTATGGAGGCCAGAGATACTTTATTAAAG aACCAAGACAAGAGTTTCCATGAC CCAGAGCCAGCAGCAGTGTTCGCTCCG TGTCCCCATGAACTGAAGTGTCCTAAACTGGCCTCTAAGATCACCACACCCTGCAACTTCCAGCAGATGTACCAGCCTCTGCCTCTGCCCAGG CACAAAAACCAGCAGACGGAGAAGTTCAGCTACCTGATTCTGACTCGGGCAGAACAGACGGCGGAGGCAGAGTCAGTCAGCGTGGACTGGGCCAGGCTGATCGCACCGGTGCAGTGCAGAACAAGACACGTGCACTGTCGAATGTGCTGCCCTGACGGACAACTACAACACCTGGTGGTGACGACACGAAAACACAGCAG AGATGTTTACCGCTGTGCCCGGAACAGTGATTGGGGAGATCAACTGCCAATCATTCAGGAAGTCGTCGACGACGTCGCGAGTGATTCAGAGTTATGA